The following proteins come from a genomic window of Synechococcus sp. NB0720_010:
- a CDS encoding LCP family protein produces the protein MATAGNRPQRSARQRAAIRLLAAGAGIVAGLGALSLVWPLQDHSAKEDGPPSAEALAEQPSQPLNVLLIGSDADRQGAISNGAAPAGPANSDALLLVHVDPNGPVQVMNLPIEGAVRLPGDATPVPLGSLYRRGGAALVASASAELLGLADGAPERYVVIPRTALRELVDGMGRLELAPDRAMAYTDQSQKLTIALQGGLQQLNGTQVEQYLRFRDPINGEERRRDRQEQAIATLLRQMGQAAQLKRLPSLIAELRPQVDTNLTPQEVLSLMAVALQPGQSVQFQSLSLRPALNAKASMRELEEQRLQPRWP, from the coding sequence ATGGCCACCGCTGGGAATCGCCCGCAGCGCAGTGCTCGCCAACGGGCCGCGATTCGCCTCCTGGCCGCCGGCGCGGGGATCGTCGCGGGCCTGGGTGCCCTGAGCCTGGTCTGGCCCCTGCAGGACCACTCCGCCAAAGAAGACGGTCCTCCCAGCGCCGAGGCCCTCGCCGAACAACCGAGCCAGCCCCTGAACGTGCTGCTGATTGGCTCCGATGCCGACCGTCAGGGGGCCATTTCCAACGGAGCCGCCCCGGCTGGCCCCGCCAACAGCGATGCCCTGCTGCTGGTGCATGTCGATCCCAACGGCCCAGTTCAGGTGATGAACCTTCCGATCGAAGGGGCCGTTCGCTTACCCGGTGACGCCACGCCGGTGCCCCTCGGCAGCCTCTACCGCCGCGGGGGGGCAGCCCTCGTGGCCAGCGCCAGCGCGGAACTGCTGGGTCTGGCCGATGGAGCGCCCGAGCGTTATGTGGTCATCCCCCGCACGGCCCTGCGGGAGCTGGTGGATGGGATGGGACGGCTGGAGCTGGCGCCGGATCGGGCGATGGCCTACACGGATCAAAGCCAGAAGCTCACCATCGCCCTGCAGGGGGGCCTGCAGCAGCTCAATGGCACCCAGGTGGAGCAGTACCTGCGCTTCAGGGACCCGATCAATGGTGAGGAGCGCCGGCGTGATCGCCAAGAGCAGGCCATCGCCACCCTGCTGCGGCAGATGGGTCAGGCCGCCCAGCTCAAGCGCCTGCCCTCCCTGATTGCCGAACTGCGGCCCCAGGTGGACACGAACCTCACGCCCCAGGAGGTGCTGAGCCTGATGGCGGTGGCCCTGCAGCCGGGGCAATCCGTGCAGTTCCAGAGCCTCAGCCTGCGGCCGGCCCTCAATGCAAAGGCATCGATGCGGGAGCTGGAGGAGCAGCGGCTGCAACCGCGCTGGCCGTAA
- a CDS encoding ribose-phosphate pyrophosphokinase, whose protein sequence is MTSFLTAERVDQASMGHDTKRLRLFSGTSNQALAREIGAYLGVPDGPRVIKRFADGELYIQIQESIRGCDVFLIQPTCAPVNDHLMELLVMVDACKRASARQITAVIPYYGYARADRKTAGRESITAKLVANLLAKSGVDRVLAMDLHSAQIQGYFDIPCDHIYGSPVLVDYLRGRDLGDVVVVSPDVGGVARARAFAKQLNDAPLAIIDKRRSGHNVAESLTVIGDVAGKTAIVIDDMIDTGGTICAGARLLRQNGATQVLACATHAVFSPPAVERLSEPGLFEEVIVTNSIPLSEDRRFPQLQVLSVANMLGEAIWRIHDESSVSSMFR, encoded by the coding sequence GTGACCAGTTTCCTGACCGCAGAACGGGTCGATCAGGCAAGCATGGGCCATGACACCAAGCGCCTGCGGCTGTTCAGCGGCACCTCAAACCAGGCCCTGGCTCGAGAGATCGGTGCCTACCTCGGGGTCCCGGATGGCCCGCGGGTCATCAAACGCTTTGCCGATGGCGAGCTCTACATCCAGATCCAGGAATCGATCCGAGGCTGCGACGTCTTCCTGATCCAACCGACCTGCGCTCCGGTGAACGATCACCTGATGGAGCTGCTGGTGATGGTGGATGCCTGCAAACGGGCCTCCGCCCGCCAGATCACAGCTGTGATCCCTTACTACGGCTACGCCCGGGCTGACCGGAAAACCGCGGGCCGCGAGTCGATCACCGCCAAATTGGTGGCCAACCTGCTGGCCAAGTCCGGTGTGGATCGAGTGCTGGCGATGGACCTGCACTCCGCCCAGATCCAGGGCTACTTCGACATTCCCTGCGACCACATCTATGGGTCCCCGGTGCTGGTGGACTATCTGCGCGGCCGCGACCTGGGCGATGTGGTGGTGGTCTCCCCCGACGTCGGTGGCGTGGCCCGGGCCCGGGCCTTCGCCAAGCAGCTCAATGACGCACCCCTGGCGATCATCGACAAGCGCCGCTCCGGCCACAACGTGGCTGAAAGCCTGACGGTCATTGGTGATGTGGCCGGCAAGACCGCGATCGTGATCGACGACATGATCGACACCGGCGGCACGATCTGCGCTGGCGCGCGCCTGCTGCGTCAGAACGGAGCGACCCAGGTGCTGGCCTGCGCGACCCATGCGGTCTTCTCTCCACCGGCGGTGGAACGTCTCTCCGAGCCCGGCCTGTTCGAGGAGGTGATCGTCACCAACTCCATCCCCCTGAGCGAAGACCGCCGCTTCCCCCAGCTGCAGGTGCTCTCAGTGGCCAACATGCTCGGTGAGGCGATCTGGCGCATCCACGACGAGAGCTCCGTTAGCTCAATGTTCCGGTGA
- a CDS encoding glycoside hydrolase family 10 protein: MKRRLALAVSLVLSGLLASIAVEAKEPEPRRIGVWLTNSPSPLYYSKQRIQEAVEELSVAGFNTLYPNVWSRGTTFHRSRWAPMEPALLQSNPNIDPICRFTEAAHRRGLRVIPWFEYGLMEPADAAVVRQNPEWVLQNSSGISTVSMHGKEMVWLNPAHPGVKERFLGLIGEIVQRCKVDGIQLDDHFAWPVELGYDPYTRALYRQETGQEPPELHTDRAWMNWRRRQLTGLLRELRRTLKDSGLGSPYVSLSPGPFRFAYNHWLQDWEIWALGGLIDELVVQNYAYSLRGFEKDLQQPALTKASSWGIPVEIGILAGFGGRTTEFPDLSERVKLAIARGHGVIYFYWEGLWGAHAGPEGGALRREGLKRLHQSLP; this comes from the coding sequence GTGAAGCGCAGGCTGGCCCTTGCCGTCAGCCTGGTGCTCTCAGGTCTGTTGGCCTCCATCGCCGTTGAGGCGAAAGAACCAGAGCCCCGGCGGATTGGGGTCTGGCTCACCAACAGCCCAAGCCCGCTGTATTACTCCAAACAGCGGATTCAGGAAGCTGTCGAAGAGCTCAGCGTGGCTGGCTTCAACACCCTTTACCCCAACGTCTGGAGCCGCGGCACCACCTTCCACCGCAGTCGCTGGGCGCCCATGGAGCCCGCCCTGCTGCAGAGCAACCCCAACATCGATCCGATTTGCCGCTTCACCGAAGCCGCCCACCGGCGCGGCCTGCGGGTGATCCCCTGGTTTGAGTACGGCCTGATGGAGCCGGCGGATGCCGCGGTCGTGCGGCAAAACCCGGAGTGGGTGTTGCAGAACAGCTCCGGCATCAGCACGGTCTCGATGCATGGCAAGGAGATGGTCTGGCTCAACCCGGCCCACCCCGGGGTCAAGGAACGGTTCCTGGGGCTGATCGGCGAGATCGTCCAGCGCTGCAAGGTCGATGGCATTCAGCTCGATGACCACTTCGCCTGGCCGGTCGAGCTGGGCTACGACCCCTACACCCGAGCGCTCTACCGCCAGGAGACCGGGCAAGAACCGCCCGAGCTGCACACCGATCGGGCCTGGATGAACTGGAGACGGCGTCAACTCACGGGGCTGCTGCGGGAGCTGCGCCGCACCCTGAAAGACAGCGGCCTGGGGAGCCCCTACGTCAGCCTCTCCCCCGGCCCCTTCCGGTTTGCCTACAACCATTGGCTCCAGGACTGGGAGATCTGGGCCCTGGGCGGCCTGATCGATGAGCTGGTGGTGCAGAACTACGCCTATTCCCTCAGGGGGTTTGAGAAGGATCTGCAACAACCTGCCCTGACCAAGGCCAGCAGTTGGGGCATCCCGGTGGAGATCGGCATCCTTGCGGGCTTTGGCGGACGCACGACGGAGTTCCCCGACCTGAGCGAACGGGTGAAATTGGCCATCGCCCGCGGCCACGGCGTCATCTACTTCTATTGGGAGGGGCTGTGGGGAGCCCACGCCGGCCCCGAAGGCGGAGCGCTACGGCGCGAAGGGCTGAAGCGGCTCCACCAGTCCCTGCCCTAG
- a CDS encoding Coenzyme F420 hydrogenase/dehydrogenase, beta subunit C-terminal domain — MSLAASSPGSSLPHDRARPLAKGSTYPARDLCSQCGLCDSRWVAYVKDSCAFLNQRFEAMETAAHGRSRDLENEDELYFGVQQRMLTARLQQPIAGAQWTGIASRIGVLALESGLVDAVLCVGQSEDDRFTPVPRLARTPEEVLSARVNKPTLSPNLEVLEQLPGSGIRKLLAIGVGCQIQALRAVESTLPLDQLYVLGLPCTDNVSREGLQTFLETTVSSPETVVHYEFMQDFRIHFRHSDGREETVPFFGLDTPKLKNVFAPSCLSCFDYTNAGADLVVGYMGATFGRQWLTVRNPRGQQLLDLVEAELDVAPVTSRGQRQAAVQQGIEAYDKALKLPIWLANIIGCFVGRFGPQGLEYGRFSIDSHFTRNALWLRRNHPEKVEAHIPAFAQRIISRYELPNP, encoded by the coding sequence TTGTCCCTCGCTGCTTCATCTCCAGGCTCCTCGCTGCCCCATGACAGGGCCCGGCCCCTGGCGAAAGGCAGCACCTATCCAGCGAGGGACCTCTGCAGCCAATGCGGTCTCTGCGACAGCCGCTGGGTGGCCTATGTCAAGGACAGCTGCGCCTTTTTGAACCAGCGCTTTGAGGCGATGGAGACCGCGGCCCATGGCCGCAGCCGCGACCTGGAGAACGAGGACGAGCTCTATTTCGGTGTGCAGCAGCGGATGCTCACCGCCCGTTTGCAGCAGCCCATCGCCGGCGCCCAGTGGACCGGAATCGCCAGCCGCATTGGCGTCCTGGCCCTCGAGAGCGGGCTAGTGGATGCCGTGCTCTGCGTGGGGCAAAGCGAGGACGATCGCTTCACTCCGGTGCCACGGCTGGCCCGCACCCCAGAGGAGGTGCTGAGTGCCCGGGTGAACAAGCCGACCCTCTCCCCCAACCTGGAGGTACTGGAGCAGCTCCCCGGCAGTGGCATCCGCAAGCTGCTGGCCATCGGTGTGGGCTGCCAGATCCAGGCCCTGCGGGCGGTGGAGTCCACCCTGCCCCTCGATCAGCTCTATGTGCTGGGGCTTCCCTGCACTGACAACGTTTCGCGCGAGGGGCTTCAGACCTTCCTGGAGACCACGGTCAGCTCCCCGGAGACCGTGGTCCACTACGAGTTCATGCAGGACTTCCGGATCCACTTCCGCCACAGCGATGGCCGCGAGGAGACGGTTCCCTTCTTCGGGCTGGATACGCCCAAGCTCAAAAACGTCTTCGCGCCGAGCTGTCTGAGCTGCTTTGACTACACCAACGCCGGTGCGGACCTGGTGGTTGGCTACATGGGGGCGACGTTTGGCCGGCAATGGCTCACGGTGCGCAACCCCCGCGGTCAGCAGTTGCTGGACTTGGTGGAGGCGGAACTGGATGTGGCTCCGGTGACCAGTCGCGGTCAACGCCAGGCGGCCGTGCAGCAGGGCATCGAGGCCTACGACAAGGCGCTGAAGCTGCCGATCTGGCTGGCCAACATCATTGGCTGCTTCGTCGGGCGCTTTGGACCCCAGGGCCTGGAGTACGGCCGCTTCTCGATTGATTCGCACTTCACCCGCAATGCCCTCTGGCTGCGGCGCAATCACCCCGAGAAGGTGGAGGCCCATATCCCCGCTTTTGCCCAGCGGATCATCAGCCGCTACGAGCTCCCCAACCCATGA